In the genome of Flavobacteriaceae bacterium YJPT1-3, the window ATTACCTGGGTAAAAGTACCGAGGTGCATTACCGCCAAATCCCCTGGCATTAGGTAAGATCTGAGCAGCGTATCGGGTGTCGGTCAAATTGTTCACACCAGCATACAGCCTGACGTTCCAATGGTCTAGAATAGTGAACGTATGGCTTCCTTGCAGTTGAAGCAGGTTGTAAGCTTCTGAATATAAGTTATTCTCATCGTTAAGCGGGATCTCATCTACATGCTGGCCATTAAGGTCCAGTCTCCAGTGTTTGCGATAGGTCAAAGCGAGTCCGCCGCTACCCACCCATAAAGGGACACCGGTAAGATCATTGCCGGAAAAATCGATGCCATCATCCTGGAAGTCCTCAAACTGATAGGCATTTACAGCAGCATTAAGGTAGGGTTCAATAACCCAGTCTGTTCCCAATTGCTGCAGAAACTGAAACTGTAATTCCACCCCATCATGACGAGTAGCTCCGGCGTTGATCCCTACAAAACGATCTTCCGCGATGCGATCGGCTACCAGTAAATTGTCAATCGCGATTCGGTAGACAGCCAACTCGGTGTGCAATCGGCCGTTGAGCCAGTCGCCTTTAAAACCCAGTTCATAATTGACCCCGGTTTCAGGCCGTATATCGGTATTGATTTCCCCATCCGGAGTCAAGGTTTCGGCCACCGTAGGCACAGAAAATCCACTGCTCACCGTAGCATACAGGAACCGTTGCGGGAGTAGCTCATAGGAGAGTCCTATTCGGGGAGACCACTGGTTGGCATAGCGATAGTCGCCGGAACGATCTTCAGCGCCTGTTCGCGTACCATCCTTCAGGCGATAAAAGGTAGTATTAAAACTGAGTCCGGCATCCAAAAGCCAATCTTCGGCAAAGTTCCAGGAGCCTTGCAGAAACACATCCAGGTAACGTCGATCTTCCTCCAGGGCATCCAATTGATCTCCCTGCACACTGCCGTTACCGGCATTGTCTTCGTAATTGTTCTCAAACAATTGCAGCGTGTAGCGCTCGTCAAAATAAGTAAATCCTGCGGTCAGATCAAGAGTTCCGGTTTCCGTTTCAATACGTTTGCGAAGTACATTCCGTAGACCCCAGGAAGCCTCCTCATCGTCCAAAATATCAAAGGGTCTGGGTTCATAGCCGTCCCGGTAATTGGTGAAGACACTAAGCGTGAATTTCCAGTCAGCACCCAGATCATAACGCCAGGAAAGACCTGCCTGTACTTTGTCATACGACTCAAATCCCCGGGCTTGTGCCCAGTTGAAGGCGGCTCGTTCCGGATTCATTGCAAAGTCTTCTGCGTTAAGGGAGCTGGGAATGAAGGCCTTCAATTGGGTGTAATTCCCAAAAAAATGGAGTTGGTGACGTTCGTTCA includes:
- a CDS encoding TonB-dependent receptor, with the translated sequence MKRFTFLLIGLLSGVSYAQIPATDSLSTSLVLQEVLLQGSVQKAIQLDALPAAINRIEPELLQQYDQTSLAPALNRTPGVFMQQGALNTARIVIRGIGARSPFSTNRIKAFFEGIPITTGEGTTSLEDIDPGLIESVTLIKGPNSSIYGAGLGGAILLQARTPQRTEASLTTQLSSFNTVRTLASAAWADESYGLRVSYNRLNADGYRANSGYNREGVTAFAKANLNERHQLHFFGNYTQLKAFIPSSLNAEDFAMNPERAAFNWAQARGFESYDKVQAGLSWRYDLGADWKFTLSVFTNYRDGYEPRPFDILDDEEASWGLRNVLRKRIETETGTLDLTAGFTYFDERYTLQLFENNYEDNAGNGSVQGDQLDALEEDRRYLDVFLQGSWNFAEDWLLDAGLSFNTTFYRLKDGTRTGAEDRSGDYRYANQWSPRIGLSYELLPQRFLYATVSSGFSVPTVAETLTPDGEINTDIRPETGVNYELGFKGDWLNGRLHTELAVYRIAIDNLLVADRIAEDRFVGINAGATRHDGVELQFQFLQQLGTDWVIEPYLNAAVNAYQFEDFQDDGIDFSGNDLTGVPLWVGSGGLALTYRKHWRLDLNGQHVDEIPLNDENNLYSEAYNLLQLQGSHTFTILDHWNVRLYAGVNNLTDTRYAAQILPNARGFGGNAPRYFYPGNPRNYYGGIRLNYMW